The proteins below are encoded in one region of Bremerella sp. P1:
- a CDS encoding ATP-dependent Clp protease proteolytic subunit — MAKSQKSDSSDDSQQEEGSGPLEIVISGEFGESCTEIYEKILEVPLEGECTLYFDSPGGSSYAAIGLVSLLRIRKIQATGIVIGECSSAAIWPFAACKKRYVTPWSVLLFHPMRWQSDENIPVTEAAEWVRHYHHLNSEMDSLLASLFKTKTELVAQWTHPGRFVTGTELAETGLAELIELF; from the coding sequence ATGGCAAAGTCGCAGAAGTCGGACAGTTCCGACGATTCCCAGCAGGAAGAAGGATCGGGACCGCTCGAGATCGTCATCTCCGGCGAGTTTGGCGAGTCGTGTACGGAAATCTACGAGAAAATCCTGGAAGTTCCCCTGGAGGGAGAGTGCACCCTCTATTTCGACTCCCCAGGCGGTAGTTCCTACGCGGCGATTGGTTTGGTGAGTCTTCTCCGAATTCGGAAGATTCAAGCGACCGGCATTGTCATTGGCGAATGCTCGTCAGCGGCCATCTGGCCGTTTGCCGCTTGCAAGAAACGCTACGTGACGCCCTGGAGTGTTCTCTTGTTCCATCCCATGCGATGGCAGAGTGACGAGAATATCCCGGTCACCGAGGCTGCGGAGTGGGTTCGCCATTACCATCACTTGAATTCAGAAATGGACTCGCTGCTGGCAAGTCTATTCAAGACAAAGACCGAGTTGGTCGCCCAGTGGACGCACCCAGGCCGGTTCGTAACCGGGACGGAACTCGCCGAAACGGGGCTAGCCGAGCTAATCGAGCTTTTCTGA
- a CDS encoding cytochrome c gives MRQFGLALAVGIIATLASNSSLHAQQTERRAKAPEFNNTTTSIIFFKDVFAEALQGERPEILSENRQAPAMAPGSPGSGGMQSPGATGGGNAGEWADIISPSTIQDEVKRLNNQLIETVQNVRKFNGGGFEEARRDFTELAMLFEIIAEHDGDVRWKEFALTARDGFARAGFNSKVGTDNSFKEAKLRAEDLEQLVRGGSLDVREADPKATWDAIADRPPLMQRLEIAYQKRLKPNTASASEFNDNLEDVLHEAEIIAAIGHAMQKEGFEYYDDDDYVTYCQQMQDAALKVVKAVKENNADAARAAAGEVGQSCTLCHESYR, from the coding sequence ATGCGTCAATTCGGTCTCGCCCTTGCCGTCGGAATCATTGCTACGCTCGCAAGCAACTCATCGCTGCATGCCCAGCAAACAGAACGCCGCGCCAAGGCTCCGGAATTCAATAATACAACGACCAGCATCATCTTCTTCAAAGATGTCTTTGCGGAAGCTCTGCAGGGAGAACGTCCTGAGATCCTCAGTGAGAACCGCCAGGCCCCGGCCATGGCACCTGGTTCTCCTGGCAGCGGCGGCATGCAATCGCCAGGCGCGACGGGTGGTGGGAACGCCGGCGAATGGGCCGACATCATCTCGCCATCCACCATTCAAGACGAGGTGAAGCGTCTGAACAACCAGTTGATAGAAACCGTGCAGAACGTTCGGAAGTTTAACGGGGGTGGATTTGAAGAAGCTCGACGGGACTTTACCGAGCTGGCCATGCTCTTTGAGATCATCGCCGAACATGACGGTGACGTTCGCTGGAAGGAATTTGCCCTGACTGCACGCGATGGCTTTGCCCGCGCTGGCTTCAATTCCAAAGTGGGTACCGATAACTCGTTCAAAGAAGCCAAACTACGAGCCGAGGACCTCGAACAACTCGTTCGTGGTGGATCGCTTGATGTCCGTGAAGCCGATCCGAAGGCCACCTGGGATGCCATTGCCGATCGTCCGCCTCTGATGCAGCGTCTTGAAATCGCCTACCAAAAGCGTCTCAAACCCAACACGGCGAGTGCGTCGGAGTTTAACGACAATCTGGAAGACGTTCTGCACGAAGCTGAAATCATCGCGGCGATCGGTCATGCGATGCAGAAAGAAGGCTTCGAGTACTACGACGACGATGACTACGTCACCTACTGCCAACAAATGCAGGATGCGGCGTTAAAAGTCGTGAAAGCGGTGAAGGAAAACAACGCCGATGCTGCCCGTGCCGCAGCCGGCGAAGTTGGTCAGTCGTGTACGCTGTGCCACGAAAGTTACCGCTAG